The Malus sylvestris chromosome 3, drMalSylv7.2, whole genome shotgun sequence genomic sequence ACAGTAGGGTGACGATTTCTTGTCTCTATATTTTGACAACTTActcttagaaaaaaaaaaaaaactctcaatATTTAGTTGAGTCAAACTTGTTAAGAATAAATCTCACATTAAAAGGAAGATAGACTTTATATGGACTTATAAGTAAGTTCGGTTATTtcctatattgccaattggttttatgatgaaaCCTCAACTTATTCATggtatcaaaacaatttgtcccaCGTGTGAAGTCAAACGGCCACATGGGCTCCACGTCACCCCGTtatgttgtccacgtgttatgCTTAAAATTCGACATATGTGAGGGAGCATGTTAAGAATGAATCTCACAATAATTGGAAGAGGGACCTTGTATGGACTTATAAATAAGTTAGACTATtccctatattgccaattggttttacgataaaatcttaaatttttcaaaactttgcTACGCACAAATAAGTATGTGGAGGATTAAGAGAAAGATAAGGAATATAAAAGAACCATTTTCAACTTGTATACGAACATGCATACACTAGTAGAAATTGAGCGTTGCATGACTTTCATATGGGCCATTGTAGTGTCACGGGTACGCTATGATTATTGGCCTCATGTGTCTCGGGCTGCATTATATATGATTCTTCGCTACTTGAATCTGGGAAAATTTAAAGATATATAGTAAGGAAAAAAAGGAGGGAATATCAGTGGAATTATTGCTAtcataaattttgtaaaccgtCTGTGGTACCAACCATTCTAATCAGATTATTAGTTGAAGTTTCTAAACCAGTCAGTAAAATTAACATATTCCCTTCTGCTACTATCAGTAAATTTGGTCAGTTTTGACACATTGTGGGTGTATCTGTGAAGCTTTAATTAATACTTGAGCTAGACAATGTGTTCTGTTGAAGTGAATCCAAGGGTTTAGATTGTTTGGCAACATGGCCTAGTGGAGTTTGGTTACATTAATAGGACGACTACCTGTGAATCTTGATTTAATTATTGCATTAGTTGTGTGGACAATCTGTATGATATGCGTTGGCCTTCTTCTCTGGTTTACACTGACTTAGGAGTTGCTTGAGGGCGCGGAGTAGAATATAATAAGTTATACTTgattaaaaaacaattatattaaatttgatgaaTGGTGAGTCAATGAACCTAGTATACATTTAGTTCATCATTTCATTCTCCCATATGTTTCACGAGCCACAATAATGTGAATGAGTGGATTTGTTATCATGATTTTGAAGAAAATGATTATCGTTTTTCTCTTTTCGGTTCGCCATAAATTAAATCAGCTCTCCCAGACAATTGTTTCTTGGCGCACGATGAATGTACTTACCAGTTTAATTCCACACCacataaagaaaagaaacataTGGGAGCTGCGTGTATATTTTTCGTTGTATCCAAGAAATGTGCGGTTCCTGCTCATTTTCGTAGCAGTGAACAATATTTAATCACATCCATACCCATGAAACATATGGGAACCGACCGAAAATCAAAGCAAACATATGGGGAGCAGAAGAGGAAAAATGTGAAACATATGGGAAGCATATTTTTGCAGCACGTAGTTGCATGCATAACATGTATGAAAGCATGCTGGCCATGCACGAACAACACGTAGCAGCAGTTTCTGAACATGAAAAcaaattttattcaatttctgAAATATGGAAAGGTAGTTGGATAGTATTTTACAAGGCAGGAACTGCAGCCGGGCACTTGGCATATCCATCTGCAGCTAGGAGACGGAGGAGAACGAAGAAGATGGGACAGAAACAAATTATCATACCAATCATACCCTTTTTatattgtattaaaaaataaaaatattcaaggGATATAATTGATTTTTTCTCGTAAAATATACAAAGAGTCTTAGTATAATACAATAATATACCAGAAGAGTCTATAAAACCTATTTAAACATGTGTTAGTGGAAATCATTGCCGTGTTAATTACAAGTTACAAACAAAATACCAATAGGATTagtcagaaaaaaaaatagcaatagGATCAAGATAAAAAGTTGTGTGAAAGAAAGTGTCCACtgaaagtacaaaaaaaaaaaacaaaaaaacaaaagagccTTGTTATATTAACTTTTTTAATTCTTAACTTTAaacttttaaacttttattatatttatttattttataagagGCGGATGATTGGCATCCCACATatataactttttttatttaagaaacCAATACAAAAGTGTATCTTATGCTTACAAAGCGGCTCTCCTTAAAATATATCTTACTagtgttttctttttaatagtttatttaaatttatagtTCAATTGGTTCATAGCGCTGTCTGGAATCTTAAGTTTAAATCTCTGATGTATCAAAAGGAAAAAGTGCAAATATTCAGTTCAATATAAATATTTGGCTCAGATGATTTAAGTGGATGCACGAGAAGGTTCTCATTTAAGAGAATTACTTGAATTTTCATAGTACGGTAATATTTGTTGAAAGAAAAGAACGAAAATCATTAGATTCCtttagttttcttttgttggacaAAATATTAGAATATAACTAGCTAatgcattgattttttttttttttaaagaaaggcaactggtggcaagtcttagttatccaccattttcaagtcCCGAGAGGCTATGAGAAATTTCACCTTACCTCTGGCCACAGTTAAGCAGATCCACCAGTTTGAAGTATCGAACCCAGGACCTCCCACAACTAATGCATTGATTAGAAATTCCTAAATGTTAAGAAAATCTCACATAGAATGATGAAATTTAGTGTAAATGTTAGAAGGATATTGAATCTTTCCACAAATTGCTAACTAATCTTGAATTGGTTGCTCACTAGCTAGCTAACCCTAATGTCTGACAAAATTCACCCACATTTTTCTGTCTTTGGTTTTGTGGCGGATCGAATTTCAAACAGCCAAAGAATAACACAACACACAAGGGACAGCCGGTCGGTTCGGTCTTACCCAATAACACCGATTTGCAAACCACCAATAGAAAAACGTATGGGGTTACCACCCATATTTTAGATTAGGTAATGTTAATGttagagattaaatttgtaaactaaatttgtaataaatttttcattgtgacgaGAACATGAGTGGTAtaccacgtgttattatataagtggtggaaaatttaatattattaattttttaacacacatatcccactatttaagaggtcgcacttggtgcgatgacaagtgccttcgcccatgagcggtaggtctcgggttcgagacttgggagcagcctctccataaatgggggaaaggctagccgacattcacctctcccagaccctgcgtaaagcaggagccttgtgcactgggtacgaccttttacatatcccactatttatATAGTGACACATGGTATACGACTTCATATTTCGgccacattgaaaaatctctccaaatttacaaactaaatgatgcaTTACTAATAGAAATAAGtacgtttatcaacgcttaagtaataatttcatcatcaactttcatgttatTTAGTTAACCAAAttatgtttacaaatttagtctctctgtCATTACCCAATATACCTTTTTAGATTTCACGTGTTTTTGTTTCCTCTAACAATTTCTCCAtgcctatatatatttataggctcCGCGAGCTTTTAAAATCACTACACTACCATCAACTCCTACCTccccaaaagaaagaaaaaaaaaacaaggacgTCTAAACCCTTTCCAAGGGCAGTGATGGAAGCCAACGTTGGCTTTCTCTCATTGTGCTTGCTATTCACCGTCATTCGTTTTCTTGTCAAACGTTTTTGGTATCAAAGCGATATTAAAAACGATAGCAAAGAATTCAAGCAAAAGTATCCACTTCCTCCCACTCCCAAATGCCTAAAACCATGGCCTATTGTCGGCAACATCCCCGAATTGCTGGCTAACAAGCCCACATTCCGGTGGATACACAAGATGATGGGCGAAATGAATACTGAAATTGCATGCATCCGTCTTGGGAACACGAATGTGATTCCCATCACTTGTCCTGAACTCAGCCGTGAAATCTTAAAGAAGCAAGATGCAATCTTCGCGTCGCGTCCGGTTAGCATTTCCACTTTTCGTATCACCAAGGGGTACAAAACTGCGGTTATGGTGCCCTTTGGAGAACAATGGAAGAAAATGAGGAAGGTCATCACGAGTGAATTGCTTTCTCCAATGAGGCACAAGTGGCTCACTGACAAAAGGGTTGAAGAGGCCGATCACATCGTCAAGTATGTGTACAACCAGTGCAACAACAATGAAGGAGGTGGCATTGTAAATTTGAGACTTGCCACTCAACATTATTGTGCAAATGTGATTAAGAAAATGGTTCTCAACAAGAGGTACTTTGGGGAGGAAATGGAGGATGGTGGGCCTGGTTTGGAGGAACAAAAGTATTTAGAAAATGTATTTACAATGCTTAACTACATCTATTCATTTTCTCCATCGGATTACATCCCATGCTTGAGAGGGCTTGATTTGGATGGCCATGAGAAGATTATCAAGGATGCCATAAAAAATACAAGGAAACACCAAGACCCATTAATTGAAGAGAGGTTTCGTCAATATCAGAAACTTGGCGGTAACAAGGAATCACAAGACTTGCTTGACATTCTTATTTCTCTGAAAGACAAGAATGGTGAACCCTTGCTTTCATTAGAAGAAATCAAAGCTCAAGTAAATGTAAGTCTCTCTCTGTGTTTTTACATGTGATTTAGGTATATATCATGCACAAATGCAAAAGTATGGTGTTATTGAGACATACAAAATTAATACATTCTCAGCAAAGTAAAATTCACATATTTTTAATAGCAGGATCATCAcaattaataatatattaacAAGTGTTTTATTTTTGCGTGTTCAAATAATTTTATTGGTTTACATATATATTAAGAGTTGATGCGAAGGAATCTCGATAATATTGACAACTGTAAGAAGagcaaaaaaaattagggttttgagcaAATTTTATTTGGACATGCAAATAATTCTTCCCGttctttaaaaatttatttatgaACAAACCGAGTCACGTGACATTTAGGGCAATTTCGTACCAATATTTTAGACCTAGTACCAATAAGTCGCATCAATAGTTTGTACAATTTCCTTTTTCAAAGATATCCAAATATtctaaggaactttaacgaaaatcatctggtactgttcattttaacgaaaaaccatatttttacactaaaaagtcaatcctggtactattcactttaccctttattttttccttattattaaaactcaaagttttcaaaccattttcattagttttcctaatattCTAAGGATCCCGGTTATGCAAAAGATCATCCGAAGAGTATCCTCTTCGGAGGATCTTAAAGATTTTCATATCTtagtcgttcatcgtatattgtgcggtcatttttcatcatttttgtttttaattttaaattaaaaaaaatctaatgatttctgaccgtacaATATACGATAAATGGTTAAGATGTGAAGATTCCTATGATCCCCACAATTTAGATCCAGATGGAATCCAAATACAAAATCATCTCCTCATTGTCATACTTTTTGACCGTGCTAGTAACTGAAAGCAACTGCATTATCTACTAATTGATCAAGAAATTAACGTGTATATTTGTTGTGTGGATATAGGAACTAATAATGGCAGCAGTGGATAATCCCTCAAATGCTGCTGAATGGGCAATTGCAGAGATGATAAATCAACCCGAACTCTTTGAGAAAGCAACACAAGAACTTGATGCTGTGGTGGGAAGGAACAGACAAGTTCAAGAGTCGGATTTGTCGCAGCTCAACTTCGTAAAGGCCTGCGCCAGAGAAGCCTTCC encodes the following:
- the LOC126614296 gene encoding phenylalanine N-monooxygenase CYP79D16-like isoform X2; this translates as MEANVGFLSLCLLFTVIRFLVKRFWYQSDIKNDSKEFKQKYPLPPTPKCLKPWPIVGNIPELLANKPTFRWIHKMMGEMNTEIACIRLGNTNVIPITCPELSREILKKQDAIFASRPVSISTFRITKGYKTAVMVPFGEQWKKMRKVITSELLSPMRHKWLTDKRVEEADHIVKYVYNQCNNNEGGGIVNLRLATQHYCANVIKKMVLNKRYFGEEMEDGGPGLEEQKYLENVFTMLNYIYSFSPSDYIPCLRGLDLDGHEKIIKDAIKNTRKHQDPLIEERFRQYQKLGGNKESQDLLDILISLKDKNGEPLLSLEEIKAQVNELIMAAVDNPSNAAEWAIAEMINQPELFEKATQELDAVVGRNRQVQESDLSQLNFVKACAREAFRLHPVAPFNVPHVSMADTTVGDYFIPKGSHVILSRIGLGRNPKVWDEPFQFKPERHLKDDGSGVVLTESELRFISFSTGMRGCVASTLGTAMTVMLFARLLHGFTWHVPPTESRIELTESNNDLLLAKPLLAYAKPRLPAHVYQTK